The proteins below come from a single Crossiella sp. CA-258035 genomic window:
- a CDS encoding COX15/CtaA family protein — translation MERCYVARRQVVGWGGLPSGAVPPIDAEPPANSDASPSRAAAPSKDAGSATGVTRGGDTKEPRSVSDPREPGATTQDTGIGAESGAGARAGDAAGARGKSGPSWGLTRGFLVTNLVLQVVIAVTGSVVRVTGSGLGCPTWPNCFPGSLVPIEHPELAWFHQWIEFGNRLLSGVVGLVALLCFVLVWLHRPRRQRLTRLAAATLLVTISQGVIGGITVLAGLVWWTVAGHFLVSMVLVWLAVLLVRAQFESDDAVRPLVPAALRQLLVVSTVVLGGVLVVGTMVTGAGPHAGDAETARLNVSVSGLAQAHADLLFLYLGLLIAFGFALRAVGAPRGVWRAYAWLIVTVLAQGSIGMVQYLTGVPEALVSLHVLGAALVTLAMGNVWAATGDRGVAAGRPELVAEDARRG, via the coding sequence GTGGAGCGCTGTTACGTAGCCCGGCGACAGGTGGTGGGGTGGGGCGGCCTACCATCGGGTGCCGTGCCTCCCATTGACGCCGAGCCGCCAGCCAACTCTGACGCCAGCCCATCGAGGGCCGCCGCGCCGTCGAAGGACGCGGGGTCAGCCACCGGTGTGACGCGAGGCGGGGACACGAAGGAACCAAGATCGGTGAGCGACCCGCGGGAGCCGGGAGCGACAACGCAAGACACCGGCATTGGCGCTGAGTCCGGGGCTGGGGCCAGGGCTGGAGATGCGGCTGGCGCTCGGGGGAAGTCTGGGCCTTCTTGGGGTTTGACCAGGGGTTTTTTGGTGACGAACCTGGTCTTGCAGGTGGTCATCGCGGTCACTGGGTCGGTGGTTCGGGTTACCGGGTCTGGGTTGGGGTGTCCTACTTGGCCTAACTGCTTCCCGGGGAGTCTGGTGCCGATTGAGCATCCGGAGCTCGCCTGGTTCCACCAGTGGATCGAGTTCGGGAACCGGCTGCTCAGCGGGGTGGTGGGGCTGGTCGCGCTGCTCTGCTTCGTGCTGGTCTGGTTGCACCGGCCTCGGCGGCAGCGGTTGACGCGACTGGCGGCGGCAACGCTGCTGGTGACCATCAGCCAGGGGGTCATCGGCGGGATCACCGTGCTGGCGGGGCTGGTCTGGTGGACCGTGGCCGGGCACTTCCTGGTGTCGATGGTGCTGGTGTGGCTGGCCGTGTTGCTGGTGCGGGCGCAGTTCGAGAGCGATGACGCGGTGCGGCCACTGGTGCCTGCGGCGTTGCGGCAGCTGCTGGTGGTGAGCACCGTGGTGCTCGGCGGCGTGCTGGTGGTGGGCACCATGGTGACCGGGGCGGGGCCGCACGCTGGGGACGCGGAGACCGCTCGGTTGAACGTCTCGGTGTCGGGGTTGGCACAGGCGCATGCCGATCTGTTGTTCCTGTACCTGGGGTTGTTGATCGCCTTTGGGTTCGCGTTGCGGGCGGTGGGGGCGCCTCGTGGGGTGTGGCGGGCCTACGCGTGGTTGATCGTGACCGTGCTGGCGCAGGGGTCGATCGGGATGGTGCAGTACCTCACCGGGGTGCCGGAGGCGTTGGTGTCGCTGCACGTGCTGGGGGCGGCGTTGGTGACGCTGGCCATGGGCAATGTGTGGGCGGCGACCGGGGATCGGGGCGTGGCGGCCGGGCGGCCGGAGCTGGTCGCGGAGGACGCGCGGCGGGGCTGA
- a CDS encoding MarR family transcriptional regulator, producing the protein MSDISRTGGRQPSDWIETFAAKFEAQEGMPLIAGRILGFLLICDPPERTAAELSAALSASSGSVSTNVRLLMARGLVSKTTRRGREAAVYQVRAEAWAEVMLQRLEAIAAVNELTHEGLRLLSGQGDRAQRLRTVDAYYRWLATEVAELPAKWSAAKPR; encoded by the coding sequence GTGTCCGACATCAGCCGCACTGGTGGTCGCCAACCGTCCGACTGGATCGAAACGTTTGCGGCCAAGTTCGAAGCCCAGGAGGGCATGCCCCTCATCGCCGGCCGAATCCTGGGCTTCCTACTTATTTGCGACCCCCCAGAACGCACCGCCGCGGAACTCTCCGCTGCCCTGTCCGCCAGCAGCGGTTCGGTCAGCACCAACGTCCGCCTGCTGATGGCCCGCGGCCTGGTGAGCAAAACGACCCGCCGAGGCCGTGAAGCCGCCGTCTACCAGGTCCGCGCCGAAGCCTGGGCCGAGGTCATGCTCCAACGCCTGGAAGCCATCGCCGCCGTCAACGAACTGACCCACGAAGGCCTCCGCCTGCTCAGTGGCCAAGGCGACCGGGCCCAACGCCTGCGCACCGTTGACGCCTACTACCGCTGGCTGGCCACCGAAGTAGCCGAACTCCCAGCCAAGTGGTCCGCCGCCAAACCCCGCTGA